A region of Candidatus Polarisedimenticolia bacterium DNA encodes the following proteins:
- the nth gene encoding endonuclease III has translation MANRTGKPVDPRRMERILALLDEHYPESETALSHQSPIQLLVATILSAQCTDARVNLVTPALFRKYPDARAFARANLRELEALIRSTGFFRSKARNIRECCRKLVKDFAGEVPPRLADLVTLPGVGRKTANVVLGNSFGIPGITVDTHVGRVSRRLGLTRHEDPVKVEFDLMKLVPESRWSNFSLQLILHGRQICISRRPRCEACFLRDFCPYSALILKGSAGLRPRSRKPALSAAKTALPRRPV, from the coding sequence ATGGCAAACCGGACCGGCAAGCCGGTCGACCCGCGTCGAATGGAGCGTATTCTCGCGCTTCTCGACGAGCATTATCCAGAGTCCGAGACGGCGCTGTCCCACCAGAGCCCGATTCAGCTCCTCGTGGCGACGATTCTCTCGGCGCAGTGCACCGACGCGCGCGTGAACCTCGTGACGCCCGCCCTGTTCCGAAAATATCCCGACGCCCGGGCTTTCGCCCGGGCGAATCTGCGCGAGCTGGAAGCCTTGATCCGTTCGACCGGCTTCTTCAGAAGCAAAGCGCGCAACATCCGGGAATGCTGCCGCAAGCTCGTGAAGGACTTCGCCGGAGAGGTTCCTCCCCGGCTCGCGGATCTGGTCACTCTCCCGGGAGTCGGCCGCAAGACGGCGAACGTCGTCTTGGGGAACAGCTTCGGCATTCCGGGAATTACGGTCGACACGCACGTCGGAAGGGTTTCCCGCCGGCTCGGCTTGACCCGCCACGAAGATCCGGTCAAGGTGGAGTTCGATCTGATGAAGCTCGTTCCGGAATCGCGCTGGTCGAACTTCTCCCTCCAGCTCATCCTGCATGGCCGCCAGATCTGCATCTCCCGCCGTCCCCGGTGCGAGGCGTGCTTCTTGCGGGATTTCTGCCCCTATTCCGCCCTGATTCTCAAAGGCAGTGCCGGGCTGCGGCCGCGGTCGCGGAAGCCCGCGCTCTCGGCTGCCAAGACGGCCCTTCCGAGGCGCCCCGTCTGA
- a CDS encoding phosphotransferase, whose protein sequence is MRKDPGLEAFAHRNFPPGSRITQLKGDASTRRFFRVEPPDAPSIILMLFPEAFDWNDSALRSNHEHFERVGVPVPKILGVFPEQGIVLQEDLGDTTLQSAILADPGYDRASRYREAIDVIALLQDRGTRQLPPAAAARKSALDEAKLLAELEHFYRHFVLGYRGAHPSADEAAQLASFFGYLAYSLDGAPRVLCHRDFQSRNLMITPEGLKVIDYQDARMGPAAYDLASLLRDSSLDLAAELREEGIRYFLAQRPALWEEAFREEFERTALQRNIKDLGTFGYQVHHLGHPDYERYIPRTLTMVRDALLRGRQYHGIFAAFEKHVFSGRG, encoded by the coding sequence ATGCGAAAGGACCCGGGGCTCGAGGCTTTCGCGCATCGTAACTTCCCGCCCGGCAGCCGCATCACGCAGCTCAAAGGAGACGCCTCCACCCGGCGGTTCTTTCGCGTCGAGCCTCCGGACGCTCCCAGCATCATCTTGATGCTGTTTCCGGAGGCCTTCGATTGGAACGACTCCGCGCTGCGCTCGAATCACGAGCATTTCGAGCGTGTCGGAGTCCCGGTGCCGAAGATCCTCGGCGTCTTCCCGGAGCAGGGGATCGTGCTCCAGGAGGATCTGGGCGACACCACCCTTCAATCGGCGATTCTCGCCGATCCGGGCTACGACCGGGCGTCCCGCTATCGAGAGGCCATCGACGTCATCGCGCTGCTCCAGGATCGGGGAACGCGCCAGCTGCCCCCCGCCGCCGCGGCCCGGAAATCGGCGCTGGACGAAGCGAAGCTCCTGGCGGAGCTGGAGCACTTCTACCGGCACTTCGTGCTCGGCTATCGTGGCGCGCATCCCTCCGCCGACGAGGCGGCGCAGCTCGCCAGCTTCTTCGGCTACCTGGCTTACTCGCTCGATGGAGCCCCGCGAGTCCTCTGCCACCGCGACTTCCAGTCCCGCAACCTGATGATCACGCCGGAGGGCCTGAAAGTCATCGATTACCAGGACGCCCGAATGGGGCCGGCGGCCTACGACCTGGCCTCGCTGCTGCGCGATTCGTCGCTGGACCTCGCGGCGGAGCTCCGGGAGGAGGGGATCCGCTATTTTCTGGCGCAGCGCCCGGCGCTATGGGAGGAGGCCTTCCGGGAGGAGTTCGAAAGGACGGCTCTCCAGAGGAACATCAAGGATCTCGGCACGTTCGGATACCAGGTGCATCATCTCGGCCACCCGGACTACGAACGCTACATCCCGCGAACGTTGACGATGGTGCGCGACGCGCTGCTCCGCGGGCGGCAGTACCACGGGATCTTCGCGGCCTTCGAGAAGCACGTCTTCAGCGGCCGCGGCTGA
- a CDS encoding NDP-sugar synthase, whose protein sequence is MKAMVLAAGLGERMKPLTWDRAKPALPLLNRPSVLHLLEHLARNGVDQVAINLHYCPDTVRVLEPEIRALGLNVFFCPEPTILGTGGGLKNAEEFLRDGTLIMANADFVTDCPLALALEHHRRSGALATLVLTPFQEGTEYGAVEMGDDHRIVRIAGHPGPGTGKPRYHFTGIHILEPAIFREIPPAVKSEINREIYPKLIERGERIVGYVHAGFWRELGTPQRYLQGSLDLIRLGDAGYMQKMRLREGVYSASPLSSLQGSIEPAFLAGADLQMSSDSFAAEVVLGNRVVLGRQSRVVQSILWDSVRIEESSSLTECLVASRVTIPARTSLTRRVVLDEASYRGDRGKLERSGSLLLASF, encoded by the coding sequence ATGAAAGCGATGGTGCTCGCCGCCGGCCTGGGGGAAAGGATGAAGCCCTTGACATGGGATCGCGCCAAGCCGGCTCTTCCGCTTCTGAACCGCCCCTCGGTGCTCCATCTCCTCGAGCACCTCGCGCGTAACGGCGTGGACCAGGTCGCGATCAATCTGCACTACTGCCCCGACACGGTCCGCGTGCTGGAGCCCGAGATTCGGGCTCTCGGATTGAACGTCTTCTTCTGCCCCGAGCCAACGATCCTGGGGACCGGCGGCGGCTTGAAAAACGCTGAGGAATTCCTGCGGGATGGAACGCTGATCATGGCCAATGCCGACTTCGTCACCGATTGCCCTTTGGCGCTGGCGCTGGAGCATCATCGCCGAAGCGGCGCCCTGGCGACGCTCGTCCTGACGCCATTTCAAGAGGGAACCGAATACGGGGCCGTGGAGATGGGTGATGATCATCGGATCGTGCGCATCGCGGGACATCCGGGACCTGGGACCGGAAAGCCGCGCTACCATTTCACCGGAATCCACATCCTTGAACCCGCGATATTCCGGGAGATCCCGCCCGCCGTGAAGAGTGAGATCAACCGCGAGATCTATCCGAAGCTCATCGAAAGAGGCGAGCGCATTGTCGGGTATGTTCATGCCGGCTTTTGGCGCGAGCTGGGGACCCCTCAGCGCTACTTGCAGGGTTCCCTGGATCTGATCAGGCTTGGCGACGCCGGCTACATGCAGAAGATGCGTTTGCGGGAAGGGGTGTACAGTGCCTCCCCCTTGTCATCGCTGCAGGGAAGCATCGAGCCGGCTTTCCTCGCCGGAGCGGATCTCCAGATGTCCTCCGACAGCTTCGCGGCGGAGGTCGTCCTCGGGAATCGGGTGGTCCTGGGCCGGCAGTCGCGCGTAGTGCAGTCGATCCTGTGGGACAGCGTGAGAATCGAGGAAAGCTCTTCGCTCACGGAGTGCCTCGTCGCATCCCGAGTCACGATTCCCGCAAGAACCAGCCTGACCCGCCGGGTCGTCCTGGATGAGGCGAGCTACAGGGGCGATCGCGGCAAGCTGGAGCGCTCCGGAAGCCTCCTCCTGGCTTCGTTCTAG
- a CDS encoding DUF6585 family protein, which yields MIHSPPEVVYSRGFTYRIAALLLALLVAFGLFYFHARLRREWSWGLGALTALFLLLYWKREAGKVVEIHSEGMVVRSGASARAIRWEAVREVRYRAIVSRGGGLLGLLFRALLHGFSRRSTGVDERSVSIRCALLADSQAPLVLTSGWSRAGDAVEKILARVNPRLIQEALNQVRTAGRAEFGPVAIQHDSILRGRKRVRFAEVASFGLESGRFFVKKQGAWLNVIQMPVAKIPNAFVLVELLRQLGVPGMRPGTLASANFRG from the coding sequence GTGATTCACTCCCCTCCGGAGGTGGTCTACTCGAGGGGCTTCACATACCGAATCGCGGCGCTGCTGCTCGCCCTCCTGGTCGCCTTCGGCCTTTTCTATTTCCATGCGCGCCTCCGGCGGGAATGGTCCTGGGGTCTCGGAGCCCTCACGGCGCTGTTCCTTCTCCTGTACTGGAAGCGCGAGGCGGGGAAGGTCGTCGAGATCCACTCCGAGGGGATGGTCGTTCGCAGCGGCGCCTCCGCCCGGGCGATTCGCTGGGAAGCGGTGCGCGAGGTGCGCTACCGGGCGATCGTCTCGCGGGGAGGAGGCCTCCTGGGCCTCCTGTTCCGGGCGCTCCTGCACGGATTCTCCCGCCGCTCCACGGGGGTCGACGAGCGCAGCGTCTCGATCCGCTGCGCGCTCCTCGCCGACTCCCAGGCTCCCCTCGTGCTCACCTCCGGCTGGAGCCGCGCCGGCGACGCGGTCGAGAAAATCCTGGCGCGCGTGAATCCCCGCCTCATCCAAGAAGCCCTCAACCAGGTGCGGACGGCGGGCCGAGCCGAGTTCGGCCCCGTGGCGATCCAGCACGACTCGATCCTCCGGGGCCGGAAGCGCGTGCGCTTCGCCGAGGTGGCCTCCTTCGGACTGGAGTCAGGGCGCTTTTTCGTGAAGAAGCAGGGGGCGTGGCTGAACGTCATCCAGATGCCGGTCGCGAAGATTCCGAACGCTTTCGTCCTGGTGGAACTGCTGCGCCAGCTCGGCGTTCCGGGAATGCGGCCGGGCACTCTCGCTTCGGCTAACTTCCGAGGTTGA
- a CDS encoding class IV adenylate cyclase encodes MERRETEIKLALSGPRARLTARLRSLGAWLELPRHLEDNFLFDDADRRISRTHSLLRVRLTPSGASLTFKGPARVIHGLKSRAELETRFSDGETLLKILDRLGMRCGFRYQKYRTLYRLGALHIALDETPIGTYIELEGSRRAIERLSRRLGFGRDDFITGTYHDLFVTYKRANRIRTRNMLFGIV; translated from the coding sequence TTGGAGCGCCGCGAGACCGAGATCAAGCTCGCCCTTTCCGGGCCCCGCGCGCGCCTCACGGCCCGCCTCAGGAGCCTGGGAGCATGGCTCGAGCTTCCCCGTCACTTGGAAGACAATTTTCTCTTCGACGATGCCGACCGCCGAATCTCGCGGACGCATTCACTCCTGCGCGTCCGCTTGACACCGAGCGGGGCGTCCCTGACCTTCAAGGGTCCCGCGAGGGTGATTCACGGCTTGAAGTCCCGCGCCGAGCTGGAGACCCGATTCTCCGACGGCGAGACTCTCTTGAAGATCCTCGATCGTCTCGGGATGCGCTGCGGCTTCCGCTACCAGAAGTACCGCACCCTTTATCGGCTCGGAGCACTGCATATAGCGCTGGACGAAACACCCATAGGCACCTATATAGAGCTCGAGGGTAGCCGGCGCGCTATCGAGAGGCTTTCGAGGCGGTTAGGGTTCGGCCGAGACGACTTTATAACCGGAACCTACCACGACCTGTTCGTTACATACAAAAGAGCTAATCGGATCCGAACCAGAAATATGCTATTTGGTATCGTTTAG
- a CDS encoding metallopeptidase TldD-related protein, translated as MASKQPEEPSASFEAEIPADLDWAEGMVEEALLAGAFEAEVYLKTSSTTGIALAGGFATLAGGSERGIALRVFDDRGNFGHAFSSWGSDLRPREMIRLAVSALKDSAAGRSGAAFPAPRPARPFSDPDGLIDDNVTRMSPADKRGLLENALRAAAPGRFRPTSAAYRDGISRVALVNSRGLRAGYARTLALLRLTRAEAGGPTFHLERVAPGPDFEAFKESAQELDRIRPAGAVMEIGGADLLIEAPAAVCLLRRLEPELLEEARDAEGSRETGFLRVGSEAVTVVDDGGLAGGVASAPFDGEGNPTGRLTLVKAGVRIDRLRRPRADEIGRPGTAGRASYRELPRIAGSNLFIVPGSRRPEEILPELEQGFLLAALAADPAGGPRGEKIGWRGMGWKVRAGRRVEGCRIVAFRADPAELLEAVREVSARLRFALRGATANGAPDLLVSRGR; from the coding sequence ATGGCCTCGAAACAACCCGAAGAACCCTCCGCCTCGTTCGAGGCGGAAATCCCCGCCGATCTGGATTGGGCGGAAGGGATGGTGGAGGAGGCCCTCCTGGCCGGCGCCTTCGAGGCGGAGGTCTATCTCAAGACGAGCTCCACGACCGGCATCGCGCTCGCGGGCGGCTTCGCCACGCTTGCCGGAGGCTCGGAACGCGGCATCGCGCTGCGCGTCTTCGACGATCGCGGAAACTTCGGGCACGCCTTCTCGTCGTGGGGCAGCGACCTGCGGCCGCGCGAGATGATCCGGCTCGCCGTCTCGGCGCTCAAGGATTCCGCCGCGGGCCGCTCGGGCGCCGCCTTCCCCGCCCCTCGGCCCGCGCGGCCTTTCAGCGATCCGGACGGGCTGATCGACGACAACGTGACCCGCATGAGCCCCGCCGACAAGCGGGGCCTGCTGGAGAACGCGCTGCGAGCCGCCGCTCCCGGACGCTTCCGGCCGACGAGCGCCGCCTATCGCGACGGAATCTCCCGAGTCGCCCTGGTGAACAGCCGCGGGCTGCGGGCCGGCTACGCGCGGACCTTGGCGCTGCTCCGGCTCACGCGCGCCGAGGCGGGCGGCCCGACGTTCCATCTGGAGCGGGTTGCGCCGGGACCCGATTTCGAGGCCTTCAAGGAATCGGCCCAGGAGCTCGATCGAATCCGTCCCGCCGGAGCCGTGATGGAGATCGGCGGGGCGGATCTCCTCATCGAGGCGCCGGCCGCGGTCTGCTTGCTGCGCCGGCTTGAGCCCGAACTCCTGGAAGAGGCCCGGGACGCGGAAGGGTCGCGGGAGACCGGGTTCCTCCGCGTCGGCTCCGAGGCGGTCACGGTCGTCGACGACGGCGGCCTCGCGGGCGGCGTCGCCAGCGCTCCATTCGACGGGGAGGGGAATCCGACCGGCCGGTTGACCCTGGTCAAAGCCGGCGTCCGGATCGATCGGCTCCGCCGGCCGCGCGCGGATGAGATCGGCCGCCCCGGAACGGCGGGACGCGCTTCCTACCGCGAGCTCCCGCGGATCGCCGGATCGAATCTCTTCATCGTGCCCGGCAGCCGGCGGCCCGAGGAGATCCTCCCGGAGCTCGAGCAGGGCTTTCTCCTGGCGGCGCTCGCCGCCGATCCGGCCGGAGGGCCGCGCGGCGAGAAGATCGGCTGGAGGGGGATGGGGTGGAAGGTGCGCGCCGGACGGCGCGTCGAAGGGTGCCGGATCGTGGCCTTCCGGGCGGATCCGGCCGAATTGCTCGAGGCGGTTCGCGAGGTCTCGGCGCGCCTGCGGTTCGCGCTGCGGGGAGCGACGGCGAACGGGGCGCCCGATCTGCTCGTCAGCCGCGGCCGCTGA
- a CDS encoding diguanylate cyclase: MDALRVERVLQNLYKILVVDDEPENVQRLTEWLRRESFVVTAAASAREALEIVRREMPDLILLDRSIPALSGGGVARELKSDSQLGMIPIIMLTDGSGPPAASEVLAEGADDLISDPTDFAEVSSRVRTMLKKRDVYLQLERANQELKEANNRLQQLLVRDEKTGLLNYRSFEQRLQEEFRRARRYREYLSLMMLDLDHYKAINDQYGHLCGDDVLREFGRILASSARETDLVARYGGDEFVILLPATAGPPAFKLAERIRQAMESHRFDLGGSKVTVTSSQGIATYPVNNRIFSHEDLVRLADKALYEAKESGRNRSVLDPLSIRSRD, encoded by the coding sequence GTGGACGCTTTGCGGGTGGAGCGGGTCCTGCAAAACCTTTACAAGATCCTGGTCGTCGACGACGAGCCCGAGAACGTCCAGCGCCTGACCGAGTGGCTCCGCCGCGAGAGCTTCGTCGTCACCGCCGCCGCCAGCGCCCGGGAGGCGCTCGAGATCGTGCGGCGCGAGATGCCGGATCTCATCCTGTTGGATCGCTCGATTCCCGCTCTCTCCGGCGGAGGCGTCGCCCGCGAGCTGAAGAGCGACAGCCAGCTTGGAATGATCCCCATCATCATGCTGACCGACGGCTCGGGGCCTCCGGCCGCCTCCGAAGTCCTCGCGGAAGGCGCCGACGACCTGATCTCCGATCCGACCGACTTCGCCGAGGTAAGCTCCCGCGTCCGGACGATGCTGAAGAAGCGGGACGTGTATCTTCAGCTCGAGCGCGCCAACCAGGAGCTGAAGGAGGCGAACAACCGGCTGCAGCAGCTCCTGGTCCGGGACGAGAAGACCGGGCTCCTCAACTACCGCAGCTTCGAGCAAAGGCTCCAGGAGGAGTTCCGCCGGGCCCGGCGCTACCGCGAATACCTTTCCCTGATGATGCTCGACCTGGATCACTACAAGGCGATCAACGACCAGTACGGGCACCTATGCGGGGACGACGTCCTGCGCGAGTTCGGGCGCATTCTCGCCAGCAGCGCCCGCGAGACGGACCTGGTGGCGCGCTACGGCGGGGATGAGTTCGTGATCCTCCTGCCGGCGACCGCCGGCCCTCCGGCGTTCAAGCTCGCGGAGAGGATTCGCCAGGCGATGGAGAGCCACCGCTTCGATCTCGGAGGCAGCAAGGTGACGGTGACTTCCAGCCAGGGAATCGCCACCTATCCCGTCAACAACCGGATCTTCAGCCACGAGGACCTGGTCCGTCTCGCCGACAAGGCGCTGTACGAGGCGAAGGAATCGGGCCGGAATCGTTCCGTGCTGGATCCCCTTTCCATCCGGAGCCGTGATTAA
- the ftsZ gene encoding cell division protein FtsZ gives MIRMEDPEPGKDKKASVTFAETRDIGANIKVVGVGGGGGNAVNRMIANNLQGVEFIAANTDCQALRSSKAAVRLQIGSKLTKGLGAGANPDVGRNAALEDSEKILELLSGADMVFITAGLGGGTGTGATPIIANLAQELGALVVAVVTKPFSFEGKRRKEQSEQGLRELQECVDTVIAIPNEKLLSTVDKKMALGAAFQYADDILRQAVQGISDLITIPGEINLDFADVKTIMAGMGMALMGTGIARGENRAMEAAQKAISSPLLEDAAIDGAKGILINITGGTDMTLHEVSEASTLVQKTADAEANIIFGTVIDPTMTDEMKVTVIATGFKDPSTPVVTPRGREAFSMRDRGGFEHRISDTPAFMRKQQQRAVEAASFSPSEEAAPAYASLQDELDIPTFLRKQMD, from the coding sequence ATGATCCGCATGGAAGACCCGGAGCCGGGCAAGGACAAGAAGGCCAGCGTGACGTTCGCCGAAACAAGGGACATCGGCGCCAACATCAAGGTCGTCGGAGTGGGCGGCGGGGGAGGCAACGCCGTCAACCGGATGATCGCGAACAATCTGCAGGGGGTGGAGTTCATCGCCGCAAACACCGACTGCCAAGCGCTGCGCTCGTCGAAGGCGGCGGTGCGCCTGCAGATCGGATCCAAACTGACCAAGGGGCTCGGCGCCGGCGCCAATCCCGACGTCGGCCGGAACGCCGCGCTGGAGGACTCGGAGAAGATCCTCGAGCTGCTCAGCGGCGCCGACATGGTTTTCATCACCGCCGGGCTCGGCGGCGGGACGGGCACGGGGGCGACCCCCATCATCGCGAACCTGGCGCAGGAGCTCGGGGCGCTCGTGGTGGCGGTCGTGACCAAGCCCTTCTCGTTCGAAGGGAAGCGCCGCAAGGAGCAGTCGGAGCAGGGGCTGCGCGAGCTCCAGGAATGCGTCGACACCGTGATCGCCATCCCGAACGAGAAGCTCCTGTCCACCGTGGACAAGAAGATGGCGCTCGGCGCGGCGTTCCAGTACGCCGATGACATCCTGCGCCAGGCGGTGCAGGGCATCTCCGACCTGATCACGATCCCGGGGGAGATCAACCTCGATTTCGCCGACGTGAAGACGATCATGGCGGGCATGGGCATGGCGCTCATGGGCACCGGCATCGCCCGCGGCGAAAACCGCGCCATGGAAGCCGCCCAGAAGGCGATCTCCTCGCCGCTCCTCGAGGACGCCGCCATCGACGGCGCCAAGGGGATCCTCATCAACATCACCGGCGGCACCGACATGACGCTGCACGAGGTGTCGGAAGCTTCGACGCTGGTCCAGAAGACCGCCGACGCGGAAGCCAACATCATCTTCGGGACGGTCATCGATCCCACCATGACCGACGAGATGAAGGTCACGGTGATCGCCACGGGGTTCAAGGACCCGTCGACGCCCGTCGTGACGCCCCGCGGCCGGGAGGCGTTCTCCATGCGGGATCGCGGAGGCTTCGAGCACCGGATCTCCGACACGCCCGCTTTCATGCGGAAGCAGCAGCAGCGCGCCGTGGAGGCAGCGAGCTTCTCCCCCTCGGAGGAGGCCGCCCCCGCATACGCTTCGCTTCAAGACGAGCTCGACATCCCGACATTCTTGAGGAAGCAGATGGATTAG
- the ftsA gene encoding cell division protein FtsA translates to MARSAKHIVGLDIGTTKVCVTVAEPNENGSLDIVGFGTCPSKGLRKGVVINLDATIDSIKSAVEEAELMAGVSVEKAFVGIAGGHVRGFNSRGVVAISGKDHEVTRADIARVLNAARAVSIPPDREIFHVLPQEFIVDDQEGIGDPVGMTGTRLEANVYVVTGSISAVQNIVNCVNRAGIEVEDTVLEQLAASEATLTTDEKEMGVAIIDVGGGTTDLALLERGAIRHISILPTGGDHFTNDIAVGLRTPVPEAERIKKKYGCAVPGLVGEEDTIEVPSVGGRKSRVLSRQILCEIIQPRAEEIFSLINEEIVRTGFDKSINAGAVLTGGGSIMEGIPEIAEDVLDMPVRRAAPVNVGGLSDGVNSPLFATPVGLILFGHRHRTRRVEVQPPTNPFFFVRMGERMKTWIQELF, encoded by the coding sequence ATGGCACGAAGCGCTAAGCACATCGTGGGTCTGGACATCGGCACGACCAAGGTCTGTGTCACCGTCGCCGAGCCTAACGAGAACGGTTCGCTCGACATCGTCGGGTTCGGCACGTGTCCTTCGAAAGGCCTCCGCAAGGGAGTGGTCATCAATCTCGACGCCACGATCGACTCCATCAAGTCCGCGGTGGAAGAGGCGGAGCTGATGGCGGGGGTCAGCGTCGAAAAAGCCTTCGTGGGGATCGCCGGGGGGCACGTCCGCGGCTTCAACAGCCGGGGCGTGGTCGCCATCTCGGGGAAGGATCACGAAGTCACCCGGGCCGACATCGCCCGGGTCCTGAATGCCGCCCGGGCGGTCTCCATCCCCCCCGACCGGGAGATCTTCCACGTGCTCCCCCAGGAGTTCATCGTGGACGACCAGGAAGGGATCGGGGATCCCGTGGGGATGACCGGGACCCGCCTGGAAGCGAACGTCTACGTCGTGACCGGCTCGATCTCCGCGGTGCAGAACATCGTGAACTGCGTGAACCGCGCGGGCATCGAGGTCGAGGACACGGTCCTGGAGCAGCTGGCCGCCTCCGAGGCGACGCTGACCACCGATGAAAAGGAGATGGGGGTGGCCATCATCGACGTCGGTGGCGGCACGACCGACCTGGCGCTTCTCGAGCGGGGAGCCATCCGCCACATCAGCATCCTTCCCACCGGCGGGGACCACTTCACGAACGACATCGCGGTGGGGCTCCGGACGCCCGTTCCGGAAGCGGAGCGGATCAAGAAGAAGTACGGCTGCGCCGTCCCCGGCCTGGTGGGCGAGGAGGACACGATCGAGGTGCCCAGCGTGGGCGGGCGGAAATCGCGGGTCCTCTCCCGGCAGATTCTCTGCGAGATCATTCAGCCCCGGGCGGAGGAGATCTTCTCCCTCATCAACGAGGAGATCGTCCGCACGGGGTTCGACAAGTCCATCAATGCCGGTGCGGTCCTTACCGGAGGCGGATCGATCATGGAAGGCATCCCGGAAATCGCCGAGGACGTCCTGGACATGCCGGTCCGCCGCGCCGCCCCCGTCAACGTGGGGGGGCTTTCGGACGGCGTCAACAGCCCGCTCTTCGCCACGCCGGTCGGCCTGATCCTCTTTGGCCACCGGCACCGGACGCGGCGCGTGGAGGTCCAGCCGCCCACCAACCCGTTTTTCTTCGTCCGTATGGGAGAGCGGATGAAGACCTGGATCCAGGAGCTGTTTTGA